One Diabrotica undecimpunctata isolate CICGRU unplaced genomic scaffold, icDiaUnde3 ctg00000593.1, whole genome shotgun sequence genomic window carries:
- the LOC140431195 gene encoding uncharacterized protein, producing the protein MVVTIVWMHNWISLIVAVASLFIVILFLFFCTCLEKKKKPTHFYIIDEEGIRKDSVKNDFVGASPCNLNLFRRFSGTTEPEHIFTSKNLPFYSINNETGHSSDLVDSIETTKSFDNLVLQFDGSDVPLTCRYELRSCVSVESLNSFYSAHPSTIARGTSRESFCSLISE; encoded by the exons ATGGTTGTTACGATTGTTTGGATGCACAATT GGATAAGTTTGATAGTGGCAGTTGCTAGTCTTTTTATAGTGATACTCTTTCTTTTTTTCTGCACTTG cctcGAAAAAAAGAAGAAGCCCACTCACTTCTACATAATAGACGAAGAGGGAATTAGAAAGGACAGTGTGAAAAATGATTTCGTTGGTGCTTCCCCGTGTAACCTAAATTTGTTCCGAAGATTTTCCGGGACTACTGAACCAGAACATATATTCACTTCTAAGAATTTACCCTTTTACTCGATAAATAATGAAACGGGACACAGCTCTGATTTGGTTGATTCTATAGAAACTACGAAAAG ttttgataATTTGGTACTACAGTTTGATGGTAGTGATGTACCCCTAACGTGTAGATATGAACTTAGGTCCTGTGTAAGTGTAGAATCACTGAACAGCTTTTATTCT GCCCATCCATCTACAATCGCAAGGGGTACGTCAAGAGAAAGTTTTTGTAGCTTAATATCAGAATAA
- the LOC140431203 gene encoding uncharacterized protein — MESFLDPVVTVPEPTPIDKYIYSPIVPEVSMISNTRTTVDNFCSQENIWEMKQRGMEKYLDNMPIRDQQSFMPFGYKHLQAEFAKKQVRFESPVSQQTHGESQKYLTKNVDYCRVEAGCSYQNFSAIRKQNGEDCRNPNSFEQMYMANIPDRKLDLSIIDVPRVANTINKINIGDTVPSNKDLKEKQYENVSHKNLQDETVKQNSDNHTEDKAAENKENTIPKSYQHFLELQKKIAPKRKIHNDSVTDIFNYKKNIATNNQNTSPLFQQNTRQILNNNSDSRLQEKYDKVFDTGFQQKCQAYQESVQPQTKQYTGAYNTRVQTLLPYQPSYVHPLGQKCNMETQTNYEDVSESKALENRRNGELNNSDLLKIIAQQNEQLLILQKQVAMLLERDRNYSKPIEASSDQDKKIADSQKYGHISTPQKNHFRQENTITQQASMYQDNQRKWGTSKFSINLTTSFDMPLRSQPKQNFINNEPKIQELTESDLSTKNDNDLLQSIHFQEPLMVREECPSPLPSININMDDYESSDDESSSTEMGTTLYNNLMGQVNNILQRAHIQTNDFRQKGPEAEKSRNKTLNKVKEATLKHLKSLGVTIDDQCGLEGMSGRSPSDLSLTGKQLLNKYLPSDKLQERLRNEPCGGILEPRPEFSLASLEYMRKYNLISKEKIPEMAQSPKAQQREYWT; from the exons ATGGAGTCCTTCCTCGATCCTGTAGTAACAGTTCCAGAACCAACGCCAattgataaatatatttattcaCCAATTGTTCCTGAAGTTTCCATGATTAGTAATACTAGAACTACTGTTGACAATTTTTGCTCTCAAGAAAATATTTGGGAAATGAAACAAAGAGGAATGGAGAAATATCTAGATAACATGCCTATACGGGATCAACAGAGTTTTATGCCTTTTGGTTACAAACATTTGCAAGCAGAATTTGCCAAAAAGCAAGTACGATTTGAAAGTCCTGTATCTCAGCAAACACATGGTGAAtcccaaaaatatttaacaaaaaatgtgGACTATTGTAGGGTAGAAGCTGGTTGCAGCTACCAAAATTTTAGTGCAATAAGGAAACAAAATGGAGAGGACTGTAGGAATCCAAATAGTTTCGAACAAATGTATATGGCGAATATTCCCGATAGAAAATTAGATTTAAGTATTATCGACGTGCCACGAGTAGCTAATactattaacaaaattaatattggTGATACAGTCCCATCCAATAAGGATCTCAAAGAGAAACAATATGAAAatgtatcacataaaaatttacaagacgAGACAGTTAAACAGAATAGTGATAACCACACAGAAGATAAGGCAgcagaaaataaagaaaacacaATACCAAAATCATACCAACACTTTTTAGAACTACAGAAAAAAATTGCTCCTAAAAGAAAAATACACAATGATTCTGTAACTgatatttttaattacaaaaaaaatattgctaCTAATAACCAAAATACTAGCCCTTTATTTCAGCAGAATACTCGacagattttaaataataatagtgATAGTAGACTCCAAGAGAAATATGACAAAGTTTTTGATACAGGTTTTCAACAGAAGTGCCAAGCATATCAAGAAAGTGTTCAACCCCAAACTAAACAGTACACAGGTGCTTATAATACAAGGGTTCAAACATTACTACCATATCAACCTTCTTATGTACACCCTTTGGGTCAAAAGTGTAATATGGAGACTCAAACAAATTATGAAGATGTGTCAGAATCTAAAGCTTTGGAGAATAGGAGAAATGGAGAACTTAATAACTCAGATCTTTTAAAAATTATTGCACAGCAAAATGAACAGCTACTGATATTGCAAAAACAG GTGGCCATGCTATTAGAAAGAGACAGGAACTATTCAAAACCCATAGAGGCATCTTCAGATCAAGATAAAAAAATTGCTGATTCTCAGAAATATGGTCATATATCGACACCCCAGAAGAATCACTTCAGGCAAGAAAATACAATAACACAACAGGCTAGTATGTATCAGGATAACCAGAGGAAATGGGGAACTTCAAAATTTTCTATTAATTTGACTACAAGTTTTGATATGCCTCTAAGAAGTCAACCAAAGcagaattttattaataatgaGCCAAAAATTCAG gagTTAACAGAATCAGACTTGTCTACGAAAAATGACAATGATCTACTCCAATCAATACATTTCCAGGAACCGTTAATGGTGAGAGAGGAATGTCCCAGTCCACTGCCGAGCATCAACATCAACATGGATGATTACGAAAGCTCTGATGACGAATCATCGTCCACAGAAATGGGTACAACGCTTTATAATAACCTAATGGGACAAGTAAACAATATTTTACAAAGAGCTCACATACAAACAAACGATTTTAGGCAAAAAGGGCCAGAAGCGGAAAAGAGTCGAAATAAGACCTTGAACAAAGTGAAAGAAGCAACTCTGAAACATTTAAAGAGTTTAGGAGTAACGATTGATGATCAATGTGGTTTAGAAGGTATGAGTGGTCGAAGCCCGTCTGATCTGAGTCTTACTGGGAAACAACTGTTAAATAAGTACTTACCGTCAGATAAACTACAAGAACGACTGAGAAATGAACCGTGTGGAGGAATCCTAGAACCGAGACCTGAGTTTTCTTTGGCTAGTTTGGAATATATGAGGAAATATAATTTGATTTCTAAAGAGAAAATCCCAGAAATGGCACAGTCACCTAAAGCTCAACAAAGAGAATATTGGACCTAA
- the LOC140431204 gene encoding large ribosomal subunit protein mL62-like: protein MNIFKRATVELIQHVKIYNLFQSAQVYRPVTSYKSVISLEHLYPNSTLKITTPQYPSNTNEFTGYIPMEELDISYSRSSGPGGQNVNKVNTKVDVRFHLQSAKWLNEKIKEKMAEKFSTQLTKEGYLIFRSDVTRSQQLNLADCLEKIRKAVRGVLMVPPEPSVESQERARRRLERAAKERLMIKREKSQVKHYRNDSNIVV from the exons atgaatatttttaaaaggGCCACTGTCGAACTTATACAACATGTcaagatttataatttatttcAGTCGGCTCAAGTGTACAGACCAGTAACTTCCTACAAAAGTGTGATCTCACTAGAACATTTATATCCAAATAGTACCTTAAAAATAACAACCCCTCAG TATCCAAGCAATACAAATGAATTTACTGGATATATCCCCATGGAAGAATTAGATATTAGTTATAGTAGAAGTAGTGGTCCTGGGGGACAGAATGTAAACAAAGTAAATACCAAGGTGGACGTACGATTTCATTTGCAATCAGCTAAATGGTTGAatgagaaaattaaagaaaaaatggcTGAAAAG TTTAGTACCCAATTAACCAAAGAAGGATACCTAATATTCAGATCAGATGTTACAAGATCACAACAGTTAAATTTAGCTGATTGTTTGGAAAAAATTAGGAAGGCTGTTAGAGGGGTATTGATGGTTCCACCAGAGCCTAGTGTAGAAAGTCAAGAGAGGGCTAGACGAAGACTAGAAAGGGCTGCCAAAGAAAGGCTGATGATTAAGAGAGAAAAATCACAAGTGAAACATTATAGAAATGATTCTAATATTgtagtttag